CTCTACCCCGCCAATCGCATCGGCTCCAGCAACGAAGCGATGAGGGGGCTTTTCCTGCTCTGAAATCGTAATCAATGCTTGAGCTAGCTTAGCTGGATCACCTGACTGCTGACCATTATATCCTTTCCAAAATTGCATTAGCTGCGCTCGGCGCTCGGCGTAATCCTCAATGGACTGCTCGGCATAATGGGTCGACTCCTCTGTAAGAAGCTCAGTGCGGAAAAAGCCCGGATTCACTACAATGGTATCTATGCCAAACGGTTCTACTTCTGCCTGCAAGGATTGCATCCAGCCCTCCAGGCCAAATTTTGAGGCGGCATAGGCACTGCCAAACTCGAAGCCTGAAAGACCCGCACTTGACGAAATTGAGATAATTTGTCCTGAACGCTGTCTGCGCATGACTGGCAAAACGGCACGGGTAACATTCATAGGCCCCAATAGGCTCGTTGCTAACTGCTGCTCGATCTGCTCGGGTGTCAGTTCCTCAAAATACCCAGCATAAAAGCTAGCGGCATTATTGACTAGTACATTAATAGCGCCAAATCGCTCAACGCCAGCTTTTACGGCGGCGGCAGCATCGGCAGAGCTGGTAA
This region of Runella rosea genomic DNA includes:
- a CDS encoding SDR family NAD(P)-dependent oxidoreductase, with the translated sequence MKSKKVWLITGAGRGMGVDIAKAALAAGHQVVATGRNTDKVANALGEFENLLVVKLDITSSADAAAAVKAGVERFGAINVLVNNAASFYAGYFEELTPEQIEQQLATSLLGPMNVTRAVLPVMRRQRSGQIISISSSAGLSGFEFGSAYAASKFGLEGWMQSLQAEVEPFGIDTIVVNPGFFRTELLTEESTHYAEQSIEDYAERRAQLMQFWKGYNGQQSGDPAKLAQALITISEQEKPPHRFVAGADAIGGVEQVVAVLQQQINAHRELSTSLAYGDS